The nucleotide window AACGACGAAGACAGCGATGTCTGTTGGTGGTTCTCTGCAGTCTGGTGCAGCAACAGAGATCGGGGTCGGGCCTTGGGGGAGCGTGCTGCTGttagagagcagggagagggtAGTGTGTCAGGGTAGCTCTGTTCCGGGTCGAGGTCTTCCAACAGCATCATGCTCCGTCTGTGGAAGGGTTTGTCGGGCCGGCGTCGCTGCTGCTTCAAAGGGCAGTCGTGGCTAGGGGTGCCGGGCGGCGTCAGGTCATCAACAAACGACACGTGACGTTTGAATCCTTGACCACGGCCCGCTGTGCTCCCCCCGCCGTCCCTTCCACCGCCATCACGCTTCCTGTGCTCCTTCCTGCTCAGTCTGCTCATCTGGCGCCGGGAGACCCTGCCCGTCTGAGGACCGAGAAACAGACGGGGGAGCCGGCGGTGCCCAATGTGACACAGAGAACGCCAACACAGAGAATATGGGACATGTATGCATCTCACAATATTAACGATTAATGATTGGTCAATGCGATCTTGAAAAAGGCCTGCTCAATACGTGTGAATATAATTGGATGCTGGAAGGTCACAACAGGTCACCACTTTTTTGGAAACCTTTTTCTTTGCATGTGCCATGTCTTATGCAGTGTTTGCTGGATTTAAGCCTGCAAAATGCTAAATGAAACATGCAAAGTGGTTGCTCCTCCACACTTGGTCcagtgccaagcagcctgcagctcacacacacacacacagcacgcacgcacaccgcacacacacactaacactgcacacacgcatgcgcacacacacatttttttctttcaaaagaagctgtttgttattattattttaaactaACCAATATTCGTTAGgattcatttaaaaaatgtcaatGCAATTTGAGACCTGAATAACAGTCAAATctattgaataattgatttgcatgcatagtatactacactttccaacAATTAACCCATAAATTGACTCATTTTCTAAtataatcaaatgctcacactaTAAGGAGAAAATGATCATGCTTACTACATAACTGAAGGAAAAAAGATCATGCTTGCTTGATAACATAATAGGCAAACCAAAATGTTATGcattgtaacattataggcaaaatgttcttatattatgcgctcagcaATTTTTTACATTATCAACCGGGGTTTCCAATTTATAGCCATAGCTTTATTACAACTAGAGGCTGAGCAAAATGTATGAGGTGGAAAGAGTACAAAAATAttctactcaagtaaaagtatgATTACTTGGAtgaaattttactcaagtaaaagtacaagtacaagttactagttacttttaaacagcgggagggggcgggggtctCCGCTGTATAGGGCATTATAGACAAGGGGATGTCAATCTCAAACTAGTTTTGTTTAATTAACGCAACACCTTTACAAATTAAAGTGtaaaaattaaacaaatcaatgatgtttaattttttttttaacatccaTTCATGTGTGGCGACATGATTTGAAATCATGTCGCCACACATGAATGGATGTATACTGTGTCATCATACTTTAGATAAGTTTGAGGTCGGAATGCCCTTATTTGGTAGACTGggaagccccgcccattctgccggcgatttgagttcgccctgcacaaaggtctggagaagagcaatgcatttctttctgcttctgatAAGTTTTTGGGGGGCCAATTACcgagctggcttttccccttggcgcgctattggctggtttaacacaatgacgacagggaaacGACGGCAAGCAaccaatcgcgtacagagtcagttgaacttggcccgttgatcacgcctcttgtgctgaagaaaatgacagaagcttccccagaccaacgtgcaatctacgattgagcttggtctggcaatagccagactaCTTATTAGGCCAATTCAGAAACAAGAACTCAATAGAGTGACAGATCACACTGGGTTAAGAATTGAGGAGGAACAAGGCTGTTGTTTGGAAGACATCTTACCCACGTTCCCAATGTGTGGAAAACCCCGTTGAGCTTCCCCAGCAGGTTGAAAAGGCTCTGTGAAGGGGATTCACTGTGGTTAACAAGACACACCTTCACATACCGAATCAAACTAaaagatttttgttttttatcaaataccCACCTGTTTCTCTCTGGTGCTGGTATTTTCTAGTAAGGGAGTAGAGTCACCATAGCCgccatgttaaaaaataaatatatactcaatacaaaaaaatgcaaaaaagaaTGCAAACTCATTcaattttatatataatattatattatattgaagGCTTTGTTACGCCGCCTCCTGCTAAATGGTCCAACACTTCCATCTAGTGGTCGCTTGACGCCACTGGCCCTCGTTCTCCCGACACACCTACCATCAATCCGCAATCTCTACtccctacttcagccggggatctCCATTCAGCCGGTGCCAGTTCGTCGTTTACTATTGCTCAGTTAGTATCGGTCCTACCAGCGCTCTACCAAGATCTGCTAGTTCACCCTGTTCCCCTAGtaaccctcttccctctccaccTGCACCCTGCTTACCTGTTGCTGAACCCTCGCCTCCCTGAACACCCGCCTGTCGCTGAACccttgcctgcctgactacccgcctgtcgcCGGGCCCATGTCTGCCTGATTAACCCGCTTGTCGCTCAAccctcgcctgcctgactacccgcctgtcgcCGAGGCCTTGTCTGCCTGATTGCCTACATGCCGGAACGAACCCTTGCCTGTCTGACCATTGCTTGCCTAGCCCTGGCATGTCATTTACCCCTGCCCCAATAAACCCCACTTACTTTCACTCCGTCTCCGCCTCACTGTGTCAAGCGTTTGGGTCCCCTCGTTCCGTAGCccagaacatttattttttatgtttcagTATTTCCAGCATCAGTGTGCATAAACAGCAAATTTTACAAAGAAAAACACCTTCAGATTCGTCATTAAAGGAGAGATCAGGCTTCACTTACGCGAGCAGCTGGGGGACGCTGGGGATTTGGGAAGCTGCCACAGTTTGGTGTTGGCCGCTAGTCTCTGAATGTAAACCTCGTCCACCCTCAAAAGGATGTTCTCGGGCTTGATGTCCGTGTGGATAATCTTGCATTTTGTGTGCAAATAATCCAAGCCCTGCAGAACCTGAAGGAGCGACAATTGGACTTAGTATCACTTTCAGGATCAGTTTCACACTGAAATCCAGTTTGTACGAGAGCCCATGGCACCTGTTTGATGATGCTCCTCACGCAGGGCAGGGGGAGGCCGTGGTAGTTGGACTTTATGATCCACTTCAGGAGCTGGTGGCCCAGCACTTCCAGAACCATGCACACGTCTGGCCGACCAAACAAATCAAGGAAGCACTTTCATAGTTCcactgtatgcacacacacacacacacagttcctaATATCCAACCCCTGACAATTGTAGCAATGGAAGCAGATACTATACAAGCGTTAGATATAAAAGCCTGACAAGTATTCTACATAGTTGTGATCTGTAATATATCATGGATCTATGAAATGTTCATGATGTGTAACATATTCAATCAGTATAGGATACGTTGCTGTCCGTTCACTCCGGTGACCCTGAAGTCATCAATGAGCTTTACCACATTCTCTCTTGTAGGGTCCTTAGGGTCGCTGTCTCTCACCTTAAGGAATAACAGAAAACGTAACGAAACATCACTAAACGCTAGTGATTCAGAAGAAGATATATGGTTTTCTGACTAAAAAGGGGATTGAACTTTAATGAAGCACTGATTGTATTTGTAGTGTTATAAAATGATGATAGTAGGCCTAATTATATTAAAGAATCAGAATCAAGTTATAGTTATATAAAATTAAAATAGGCATGTAGTTCTAAATGTCGAAAAAATAATTGGATTGTTAGAACATTGAATGGAATCGCATCGAATAGTtccatattaaaatgtatcgtCCCCTGGTCATTTTATAATGTTCCTCAGATTAAGATCATGTGTCGAGGACAGCAGCTGTGTCTACATCTCTGTATCAGCGCTAACCACATTCTGCTGTATCGCAGCTTCTTAATTGTAAACCACTTTTCAAATGGTGTGAATAATGACATTGGTCATCAGCATCCCGATGTTCACTGTTGTTGATAAACATCCCCTGAAGAGACTCAGGGATTCAGAGGTTTATTCTGAGCTTGGTACTTTGTTTGGACATTATCTGTTTCTATACTGCAACGTCGCTGTAACTTCTAAGGAGTCCTATTTAGAAGAGCTGTTTTCGAACTTTGCAAGTTTTGCTTTTTGATATTTTGCATTTTGGCAGGCATGTAATCAAAAAATAGTAcatatatttagttatttagacTTATaacttgtgtatatattttatgaatAGTTATATTAACTATTTttctgtttattattattaagtattaTTAGAAATAATAGTGGAAGTTGCATTAATAGTACAAGaatgtattaataatatttatCCTACCATGTTTTTGCAAGACAATACAGGTATAAACATCCAATATCTAGCTTACTAATGGCAGATACAAAATGTATAGAAATGAAATAACTTAGCAAAATGTAGTTGATTGCATTTGATATGAATAACCAAGAAAGAAAAAGACCAACTGACACATTTCAGCAGTTTGATCTCATCGAGAGCCGTCTCTGTGAATACTGTCGCACTCTTCACCACCTTCAGAGCAACGAAGTGGCTCTTCCTAAACACAAATCATTTACAGAATGACACCTTCAATTTTGAGTCACATTAACTGGTGCACTTtgtaggatttagtggcatctagcagTGAGGTTGCAtattgcaaccaactgaatgctccccccacacctcccctTTCCAACGACCTGCTGTGGCCTCTACCGGTCCAAAATGACCTTCTACTTACAGCTTAGAGTGACGAGGTTCCTTGATAGATTTATAAACTTCCCAGTATTTTTTTCAGTATAAGCTTAGATCATAGCTTCCAATTCATTTTATGATTTTTAATGAAAAACCCTTCCTCTCAATAGGGACATTTGTCCGTTCTGGGATACTGTAGAGACATGGCGATGCATTATGGCGGGTCCGTTGGGAGAGGACCCTCTCTCtatgtagatataaagggctCATTCCAATGGAACTGAAACATCATTTTAATTTTCATGAAATCATAAtctcattaatatttatttgatatatttAGTTTCTGTGTTgtgctagatgccactaaattcTGCACACTGTATCTTTGGGATTAAAGTCGCAATGCTTTAGATTGAGCACCTCAGATTAAGTAGGCAGGAGATTTATAGAATCAAAAAAACTCCATAACCGTGTTCAGCACACTCAAACTGGCTGTGCACTTGTGTGACGCGACCTAGCCCAGCTTGGCCACCGTAAATAGGGAGGGGTTTTAGGAGTGTTCATAGTCACattcttgtaaacaaagaaTGGTACGGGCCTCGCCAGCCTTTGTCATTCgtagaatatatcagttataGTACGTGTATGTGATTTTAATGCTTACATTATTGAACTCACAATCGATCAACATCGACTACGGATATGTTCAGGTTACTTTAGGCTAGGAGTTAGTTGAAATGCGACACATTGCGACTTTAATAAGATGATGTGAACTGGAAACATACAACTGTGTGGGTGGCTGACTCACTCCATGTCCCAGCAGAGCCACACTGTGGAGAAATGACCCCATCCCAGCTTCCTCACCACTTGGTAGCGGTCGATGAAGATCTCCCCAATTTCCACAGCGTAGTAGCCACCTACAACACAATGTCCACCCACCATTGCTTCACTCTTCTACCTGgtctgtaagtcgctttgaacCCAAGcgaaataaatgtaatgaaatgGTCTTTTTTTTACGACTTACTTACCTACACAGTAATCCTCTGAACTCTCCTGCTGTTCATCCTCAAGTCCTAAAAGCTCGGAGGAGGTTGTTTGGGGAACTACCACAGGTGCTGCTGGGTGAATAGTGGGATGGTCGGGCTGGTTCGGGGCACCGTTAACAACACTAACCTCTATGTCTGAGGGAGGCGGAGCGCTGGGAGGATGCTTTGTATTTTCCTGTGGCTTAAGGGACAGTGCTGAAAATGCTGCAGCATATGAGGAAGACATGGTCAAAAAGACCCAGGTCAAGACGAGGCGGCTCTAGGGGCCTGTGTGGTTCTCAAGTCCTAACctacaacaaaaaaaaggcatTCGGGGTACTTGCAAACACAAGCGCTGCAATCAATTCCCCTCAGGTGATTGTAGCAGGTGGGTAAGCGTCAGCAGGGGCTGAACCAGCAGTCGTGACTCGACAGCCATACATCTTACAAATTACCCCCAATAGGCTGTTGGCGATGACATTTTAAATCTGTGGCCGTAGGTTTATTTTTAGATGGGTTTCAGCGAGTGGCATGTCAACGTAAATAGCCCCTGCAACTGGCATGTGTTGCAACTGAACGCTGAACTAAACACTTTCCCGTTATCTGCTAACGTTATGCTTCAGGCCTATATGTCTCTTCGCCATGTAACATCTCATTAAGAACTAACGTTACATATTATCTATAGCAGTAACTCGATTAGTTGGGATCACAAATTCTACAAATTGAGCAATCCAAAAGTTTGGTTTTTCCACTATAATCTAACTTGTCCCCTATCGTCAATAATAGGCCTGTGTTGTGGTCTTCAATGGGGGTTAAGCTCAATGGAAACACCGAAGACACACCGCGACCCGATAAGCCTCAACACTTGCGGCGGGTTTAACTCTGACAACTAATTTGCCTCTACACTAAACCAGACAGTCATGCTGAAATACTTAGCACTTCATGCTATAACCGTCCCAATAATCGACTTACGTTGGTGGAAAAGATGTCTAGTCCTACTGTTTGGTAACTTTGAAACTTTACCCGCAGATATTGGCGCTGCGTTCTCGCCTCAGTGTGATTTGATGGCCCGCGTATGCTGAAAAAAACACTGCGCCAAATGAGCAGAGTTGACGCCTAGAGCGGAAAGGGAAGCTGGACTGTCCCGCGTCCTTCTTCAAGTAGCCTACACACCGCAGACATATTCAGTCCTACTCCCAGACCATGTAATATAGTTAATTTGAATGGATCAGCTGTCTTATGAGATACAAAATATAAGATATAATAAATGAGTTAGAGCTCACCTCCGAGCGCTCGATCCCAACCACAGGGCTTTCACTGAGGACCAATAATACATTGTTATTGATGTCACAAATATAATTGATGGATGAAAAAAAGACAtcttatttatattaatatttcaATGGAAAATTCATATTTAATTTCTGTAGCCCATAATGCGACACATTGAGtccaaaataaatcaatacCAGATCGTATTTATACAAGTCACAAATATAGGACACAGCTCTTTTTATTAGGTTTAGTGCCTCTTCTATTATATAtgaatattttaatataaattcatccattttttttcaatagTTCCAATGTAAAGTAAAACCCCTGTGGTTAAGAGCAAGGGATTGGAGTTGAGCTAAATGTTTTCTACTGATAACACTGAAACTGAAGAAGAAGCCGCTGGATCCGGCGTCTGGGTGAGGGCGCTCGGCGCTTGAACCTTTCGGCACTAGACAGCGTGACTGTCTAGTGACGACGAGGATGAATAACTTTGAATCATATTTACTCAAATCCCATGTTAGCTTAATATAACTTTCTTAACCATACAATCCAATGCAATATGTGTTGTGCATATTCTGTATATACATTGATTTTATAGATCAAAGTCCACTGATATAGCCTACCAATAATATGTCAAACAGCAACATACATAATTTACACATGTCTTTGTTTTGTGTGAAGTATCATATTGGTTTATGTGGAGTAATATAAAACTCAATTGAATAACATGAAGGCACTTGGAATCCGTTCTGTGTTGGAAATAATTGGGATACAGTTTATGTTAATTTGTGTTTATAACATGACA belongs to Gadus morhua chromosome 13, gadMor3.0, whole genome shotgun sequence and includes:
- the LOC115557309 gene encoding SRSF protein kinase 2 isoform X3, translating into MSSSYAAAFSALSLKPQENTKHPPSAPPPSDIEVSVVNGAPNQPDHPTIHPAAPVVVPQTTSSELLGLEDEQQESSEDYCVGGYYAVEIGEIFIDRYQVVRKLGWGHFSTVWLCWDMEKSHFVALKVVKSATVFTETALDEIKLLKCVRDSDPKDPTRENVVKLIDDFRVTGVNGQQHVCMVLEVLGHQLLKWIIKSNYHGLPLPCVRSIIKQVLQGLDYLHTKCKIIHTDIKPENILLRVDEVYIQRLAANTKLWQLPKSPASPSCSQNTSTREKQSLFNLLGKLNGVFHTLGTWTGRVSRRQMSRLSRKEHRKRDGGGRDGGGSTAGRGQGFKRHVSFVDDLTPPGTPSHDCPLKQQRRRPDKPFHRRSMMLLEDLDPEQSYPDTLPSPCSLTAARSPKARPRSLLLHQTAENHQQTSLSSSLQGVAEVGPVSDGDTVDSVDVLVNLLKPENADKILIKIADLGNACWVNKHFSEDIQTCQYRSVEVLIGADYGPPADIWSTACMDNCAASPS
- the LOC115557309 gene encoding SRSF protein kinase 3 isoform X1, whose amino-acid sequence is MSSSYAAAFSALSLKPQENTKHPPSAPPPSDIEVSVVNGAPNQPDHPTIHPAAPVVVPQTTSSELLGLEDEQQESSEDYCVGGYYAVEIGEIFIDRYQVVRKLGWGHFSTVWLCWDMEKSHFVALKVVKSATVFTETALDEIKLLKCVRDSDPKDPTRENVVKLIDDFRVTGVNGQQHVCMVLEVLGHQLLKWIIKSNYHGLPLPCVRSIIKQVLQGLDYLHTKCKIIHTDIKPENILLRVDEVYIQRLAANTKLWQLPKSPASPSCSQNTSTREKQSLFNLLGKLNGVFHTLGTWTGRVSRRQMSRLSRKEHRKRDGGGRDGGGSTAGRGQGFKRHVSFVDDLTPPGTPSHDCPLKQQRRRPDKPFHRRSMMLLEDLDPEQSYPDTLPSPCSLTAARSPKARPRSLLLHQTAENHQQTSLSSSLQGVAEVGPVSDGDTVDSVDVLVNLLKPENADKILIKIADLGNACWVNKHFSEDIQTCQYRSVEVLIGADYGPPADIWSTACMAFELATGEYLFEPQAADAFSRDEDHIAHIMELLGPLPTPFALSGTRSKHYFNRKGQLRRISKLKPWSLCEILQDKFEWRREQAAQFSSFLLTMLEPQPGKRATATQCLRHPWLVAVS
- the LOC115557309 gene encoding SRSF protein kinase 2 isoform X2, which encodes MGSFLHSVALLGHGVSQPPTQLKSHFVALKVVKSATVFTETALDEIKLLKCVRDSDPKDPTRENVVKLIDDFRVTGVNGQQHVCMVLEVLGHQLLKWIIKSNYHGLPLPCVRSIIKQVLQGLDYLHTKCKIIHTDIKPENILLRVDEVYIQRLAANTKLWQLPKSPASPSCSQNTSTREKQSLFNLLGKLNGVFHTLGTWTGRVSRRQMSRLSRKEHRKRDGGGRDGGGSTAGRGQGFKRHVSFVDDLTPPGTPSHDCPLKQQRRRPDKPFHRRSMMLLEDLDPEQSYPDTLPSPCSLTAARSPKARPRSLLLHQTAENHQQTSLSSSLQGVAEVGPVSDGDTVDSVDVLVNLLKPENADKILIKIADLGNACWVNKHFSEDIQTCQYRSVEVLIGADYGPPADIWSTACMAFELATGEYLFEPQAADAFSRDEDHIAHIMELLGPLPTPFALSGTRSKHYFNRKGQLRRISKLKPWSLCEILQDKFEWRREQAAQFSSFLLTMLEPQPGKRATATQCLRHPWLVAVS